The genomic interval GTCTTAAGTTTCAATATTGTTAGTTAAACAAGCGCTCCTAGAAAGTTGGGAATTATGTTGCCATTTATATGGTACTACTACTACGTGTTTCAATTGGAACGAATTTGTATCTTCATTCCATTTATTGCAGACTGAGTCTATTGCTTTACTATGTTTATTAATCATATTAACCAACTTGCCTATACACCGTTACACGTATGTGCATGGAGAGTACAATTCATGTGATGCAATGTGTGATTCACTTGAAAATCTACATGTTTAGGCAAGACGATTATACATCTTCATTTCACTCTCTATAGAATGCATtgattatgttgatataatcGGTACAAatgttaatcaaaatattagcCTTGCATGTTTGGCTTTTCCATATGAGCCAGCTTATGAGCACTTTCTTTCTAGTGTTCTTTGTAGTTTAGGTAGAAAGCATCATGTTAATTCCCGAAAATGGCCATGTACATTCATGTAAACTGGGGTAGAGCAAGATATTCAATATTCAATGATTGAATACTCttgtccaaaaaaaaaaaatagcgTCTTTAGAAGTATAATTTAAAGGAAAagcctttttttcctttccattaGTGTAACATATGAGAATCTTGACATGTAGATTGTTTCTGGCACGTTAGAATCCTGTTGTCAAGTTGCAATGTAGGATGAGGTCATTCATCTTGAAATTTCTTAATGATAATTTCCCACTATGATATCTTCAATCTTAGGTGGTTATTGGCATCTACAGTTGGTTTTTCCATATAAATGCCATATTGCTTCTATATATCCTATGAGATAAAGCAAAATAATACAGTTGATACAGTCAAAATTGTGCACCTCCTTAGGCCTTAAACATGCTTCCTATTTTTGAATTGGGACTTAGGAGCCATTCATAGATATCTCGAGAATAGCATTTGCAAggttaaatttaaaaatactaTTGGCTTCTTTTGAACTCTGGAGTCTAGGAAGTTGATATGGACCATTGCTGACTTTTAGGGTATTAGTTAGCAACTTGGAATGATTTTGCCTTGTATTTTCcttcataaaattataatgtttcAATAGCCATTCATGCATGGCCAAACACGACTATCATTTAACATTCTTACATTTAGGATGACCACGATTTGGCACATAGAACACAGTTTAAGGTATTTTATCACTGTTAATTATgctttccttctctctctctctctctcctctctaACATCTATTGCATTGTCCTAATGATATCTattctgaaaatttttgttCATAGGTTTTGGAAAAGGCTTTAGAAGTCTGGGATTTGCAAGTTATTCCCCTTGACTGCCCAGTTGCTGAGCCTGCCCAAATTGACCCTGAGCTGGAAAATGCATTCATTTGTCATTTGCATGACCATTGGTTTTGTATCAGGAAAGTCAATGGAGAGTGGTATAATTTTGACAGTCTTTATGCAGCACCACAGCACTTCTCAAAGTTTTATCTCTCAGCCTATCTGGACTCGCTAAAAGGATCCGGCTGGAGCATTTTCCTGGTGAGGGGAAACTTTCCAAAAGAGTGCCCCATATCTTCCTCTGAAGCTTCTAATCGTTATGGGCAGTGGCTGTCCCCTGAGGATGCTGAGAGGATAACTAAATCGTGCAACTTAACGCAGACTCAGAGAAACGATATTGATCAACTGCCTCCTGAGCCGGTGTTTTCATTGGATGGGACAGGCGTGCAAATTTCAGATATAGAAGATGAGGACTTGAAGGCTGCAATTGCTGCCAGTCTAATGGATTCTTCCCCAGCCACAGCCAGTGTTGAGGCTAGCACTTCTAAAACTGAAAATAAAGATAGCCAGGAAAAAACTGCATAAGAAGAAATAggttctttttgtttttatatttactGGTCAAGTGACAATGATTCATGTCAGGCTATTAGATGGTTTGAACAAACATCCTTTGGCGTGAGGTTGTTGCATTGTGCAGTATATACATTCTTTACACATTTTCGAGTTGAAATTTAACATTGTAAAAGGCACTTTTCTGAGATATATATCCTCCTAGTTATGCTTATATATGATCAAAGCTTCAGGGTTTCAGCCACAGTTCTTTCTAGTTTCTTTTGTGGCATATTTGTTTGGTTTCCATTTCCATCTGTGCCTTGCCAACACATCACATAACAAGCACAGACAAAAGCCAAACCGAGGTCAGGGAAGTTGCTATTTTTCTGTTATAAGGGATGTGATGATGACCTTTGTTTTTCCCACCATTGCCATGGCCGTAAAACATGATGTAATGATCCAGCTAGCCAACTACAGTACAAGAAAACAACCTTGCTGAATGCCCAAAGCTACCCTTCAATCCCCGACAGCATTAAAATATTGTACTTTGTTCTAGTTCATTTACTTTGTTACATTAGAACAACCTCGTCAAAACGACAGGAGTAACCTTAAAAATGTTCCAACCCCGTAAAAAACAAGACACGTGAGCATCTGCTGAGCAGTCATTGACCGGAATGATTTCACAATAGTAATTTAACTAATACTAGTTGTTGCTTTGTACTattatttactattttttttgtttaatcttggtaaatttgaaaaaaataaataaaagagaagaaaaagttggAAAAGGTGTGAGTGGAATGGCACTTTAAAGCTGGAATCTTGTGGCCACCAACCTTGTCTTTCATCAGCCATCCCTATATAATTCAAAGGACATTGGTGAAAGGTTAAGAAACCtgttacttttcttttctttttttttcctctgaTGATCATCTCAAAACCATCtaatttttgggttttaaagATCTGATTTACTTCCAGTTTCTTATAAATGGGTTCTTCTAATCGATTGTTTAACAGACAGAGAACTGTTCATGAGGTCCTTGGAGGAGGTTTTGGTAAAGTATCTTACTGTTTcagttttgggttttttcttttgaattcaTTTTGATCTAGTGTTGAACTTGTTTGAATCCCCATAGGATTTCCCATTGGGTTAGTAGCTTTTTTCACTGTGAAATGGATCTTCCTTGATGCTTTCTGTAACTTCAGTTAACATATCTTTAACAGTTGGTTTAAGAGTTTATGCACACCATAAAGATTGATAATTGCTTGTTTTTTGCCTTGAACAGTTGCGGATGTGATGTTGTGGAGGCGAGGGAACTTGACTTTGGGGATATTGTTGGTCACT from Theobroma cacao cultivar B97-61/B2 chromosome 5, Criollo_cocoa_genome_V2, whole genome shotgun sequence carries:
- the LOC18597609 gene encoding ataxin-3 homolog, which encodes MEGASNGGMLYHEVQESKLCAVHCVNTVLQGPFFSEFDLAALASDLDTKERQMMLEGTTAAGDFLSEESHNVSLGGDFSIQVLEKALEVWDLQVIPLDCPVAEPAQIDPELENAFICHLHDHWFCIRKVNGEWYNFDSLYAAPQHFSKFYLSAYLDSLKGSGWSIFLVRGNFPKECPISSSEASNRYGQWLSPEDAERITKSCNLTQTQRNDIDQLPPEPVFSLDGTGVQISDIEDEDLKAAIAASLMDSSPATASVEASTSKTENKDSQEKTA